In Streptococcus parapneumoniae, the genomic stretch TGACCAGAAAGGGAGAATTGAGAAAAATCACACGCTGATTCGCGACATTCTACCTAAAGGAACTTCTTTTGACAATTTAACTCAAGAGGACATCAATCTCGTCTGCTCTCATGTCAACAGCGTCAAACGTGCTGCTTTGAATGGAAAGTCAGCTTATGAACTCTTTGCCTTTACTTATGGAGAAGAAATTCCTAAGCTTCTCGGCATTTCTAAAATACCTGCAGAAGACGTCTGTCAGTCTTCTAAATTACTCCAACATAAGTTCTAAAAACTAACCTAAAACCCTATTCAAACGTCTCACACTAACTTCCACCATAGCGGAACTTAATCTGAAACGCTTTCAGATAAGAGGATTTTGTGCGCTCTTTTTTTCGATTCATTTTGGCTACAAAAGCAATAAAATCAAGCATTAGTAAAACCAGTGGAACTTACCCTGACATGGATTTCCACTGGTTTTTACAATTTTTATCAGATTAACTTCCACTTCTACTAGCGGTGGAACTTAGTTTGGGAATTTACCCTCAAAGTAACTGAAAGTTATATAAGCAAGTTAATTTGGGAATTTACCTATTAACTTCGGGAGATTTTTGGGATTTTTTCCTTATTTCTCCCTGTAGCTAAAATCCTTTTCAAAAAATCACCTTTTCTTGATTTTTAATCCTATTTGCTGTATGATAAGGGAAAAGAAAGGGGGCAGAAATATGGCTTTTACCAATACCCAGATGCGGTCGGCTAGTTTTGGCATTGTTACCAGCTTGCCTGATGATGTCATTGACTCTTTTTGGTATATTATTGACCACTTCTTAAAAAATGTCTTTGAATTGGAAGAAGAACTTGAGTTTCAATTGCTCAATAACCAAGGAAAAATTACCTTCCACTTCTCAAGTCAACACCTCCCTACAGCCATTGATTTTGATTTTAACCACCCTTTCGACCCTCTTTATCCCCCGGAGAGTTCTGGTTTTAGATATGGATGGTAGAGAGACTATCCTCCTCCCAGAAGAAAATGACCTATTTTAAAAACTCTAGCCTTCAGTTGTAAGTGACTGAAAACTAGAGTTTTTTCTATTGTTTCAAAGCATTATACAAGTTGCGAATAGGTTGCTTTAATATCGGATGGATAAAATGAGGCGCAATTTCTTGTAGAGACTCAAGAACAAAAAAGCGTTCCGCTATGTAAGGATGAGGCAAGATGAGGTCGTCTGTATAAAGAATCTGGTCCTCCACAAAGAGCAAGTCCAAATCAATCAAACGAGGTCCCCAATGCACTTCTCTCACCCGTCCCATCTCTGCTTCAATGGTTAACAAGGTTTCTAATAGCACTAGGGCAGGCAACCAGGTTTCTACTTCAACCACTTGATTAGCAAAGATATCCTGCTCAACACCACCCCAAGGCTCCGTCGTCAATACACTGGACTCTTTGAGAATATGGATACCTCGATTTCGCATGTTCTCAATGGCTTGCTCCAAATTCGCTTGTTTGTCTCCCATATTGCTTCCTAGGGCGATAAAGGCCCGTTGCTTGCGGCGATGAATAGTCACTGAGCAAGTGTCTAATGGCAAATGAACCGGTGCCCAAGGTTTTTTGAGTTCTAGCTTTATTTCTTGGACAAGAGGATAGACCTCAAAAGTACGTTCTACCAGTTTGTAGGCTACCGTTTCAATCAAGTCCTCAGTTGTTTCCTGAAACCAAGCCGTCCACTGCTGACACAGTTCTCCATAATGGACAGAGGCTGTCAAATCCAAGTCTGTAGCCGCCTTGGTCATATCATAGGATAGGATGGCTGAAACGACAAACTTCTGCCCCAATTCCTTCTCACTAGGAAAAAGACCATGATAGGCAAAAATTTCCAAATCCTTAATCTGCAGTTGATCCATAATGATTCCTTTCTAGAAAAATCCGCCCAAAGCGGATTCTTTTTATACTCAATGAAAATCAAAGTGCAAACTAAGAAGCTAGCCGCAGGCTGCTCAAAACACTGTTTTGAGGTTGCAGATAGAAGCTGACGTGGTTTGAATTTGATTTTCGAAGAGTATTATAGTCCCATTAAACGATAAGCCTGATCTCTAAGGTCCTTATCTGTTTCAAATAGACCACGAGCTACTGTCGTCAAGGTTGCAGTGCCTGGTTTTCTGACACCACGCATGCTCATACACATATGTTCCGCCTCAATGACAACAAAGGCTCCTTTAGCACCTAGATAGTCCATCAAGGCATCGGCTACTTCGATATTCAATCGTTCTTGGATTTGTGGCTTTTTCGAATAAACTTCAACCGTACGGGCTAGCTTAGACAAACCTGCCACACGACCATCTGGAATGTAGGCAATATGTGCTCTCCCATAAAATGGTAGAAAGTGGTGTTCACACATAGTATGGAAAAAGATATCCTTTTCTACCACCATATTATCATCAATAATCTCAAAGGATTTTGACAAATGTTCCTCCGCTGTTTGACCAAGACCTGAAAAAATCTCTTGGTACATACGAGCCACACGAGCAGGTGTTTCCTGCAAGCCCTCGCGGTTAGCGTCCTCTCCGACAGCCTCGATAATCATTTTTACAGCTGCTTCAATCTTTTGTGTATCCATTCTCGTTTTTCCTCTCCATCAGATAGGCTCTCACTTGGCTCAAGAAATATAAGGAACCTGTGACAATCCTAACTGTTTTTTTCTCTTCTTTTTTATCTGTCAATTTCTGCTCTAGAAAATCCTGCCAACCTTGGTAGCTGAGATTTCTAGACTTAGCTGCCTCTTCCAGCACGCTTTCATCAGTCGCCCGACT encodes the following:
- the folB gene encoding dihydroneopterin aldolase, which gives rise to MDQLQIKDLEIFAYHGLFPSEKELGQKFVVSAILSYDMTKAATDLDLTASVHYGELCQQWTAWFQETTEDLIETVAYKLVERTFEVYPLVQEIKLELKKPWAPVHLPLDTCSVTIHRRKQRAFIALGSNMGDKQANLEQAIENMRNRGIHILKESSVLTTEPWGGVEQDIFANQVVEVETWLPALVLLETLLTIEAEMGRVREVHWGPRLIDLDLLFVEDQILYTDDLILPHPYIAERFFVLESLQEIAPHFIHPILKQPIRNLYNALKQ
- the folE gene encoding GTP cyclohydrolase I FolE, with the translated sequence MDTQKIEAAVKMIIEAVGEDANREGLQETPARVARMYQEIFSGLGQTAEEHLSKSFEIIDDNMVVEKDIFFHTMCEHHFLPFYGRAHIAYIPDGRVAGLSKLARTVEVYSKKPQIQERLNIEVADALMDYLGAKGAFVVIEAEHMCMSMRGVRKPGTATLTTVARGLFETDKDLRDQAYRLMGL